The Blautia hydrogenotrophica DSM 10507 genome window below encodes:
- a CDS encoding DegV family protein, producing MRDYVITTDNNSDLPESYYTEHGVGCTYLSYTMDGQHYSHENFLPVKEFYDRMRKGSMPTTAQVNPEDARALIEPYLKAEKDVLHIAFSSGLSGSYNSARIAGEELQEEYPDRKIVVIDSLAASLGQGLLVYLAQKKKEEGKTMDEVAQWVMEHRLNMVHTFTVDDLNHLYRGGRVSKTTAVVGGVLNIKPVLHVDDEGKLIPVGKVRGRKKSLLALVDMMEEKLGNYKNSCDTIFISHGDCEQDAQFVVDKIKEKYPIKTVLMNHVGATIGAHSGPGTVALFFVGENR from the coding sequence ATGAGAGATTATGTGATTACTACGGATAACAATTCTGATTTGCCGGAGTCCTATTACACGGAGCATGGAGTTGGCTGCACATATTTAAGCTACACAATGGATGGCCAGCATTACAGCCATGAGAATTTTTTGCCCGTGAAGGAATTTTATGACCGGATGCGAAAGGGCTCTATGCCTACGACAGCGCAGGTGAATCCAGAGGATGCCAGAGCACTGATAGAACCTTATCTGAAAGCTGAGAAGGATGTCTTGCATATTGCTTTCTCTTCTGGATTAAGCGGAAGCTATAACAGTGCTAGGATAGCGGGTGAGGAGCTGCAGGAAGAGTATCCGGACAGAAAAATTGTGGTAATTGATTCACTGGCGGCATCCCTAGGACAGGGTCTTCTCGTTTATTTAGCCCAGAAGAAAAAAGAAGAAGGCAAAACTATGGACGAAGTTGCACAGTGGGTTATGGAACATCGGCTGAACATGGTTCATACGTTTACTGTGGATGATTTGAATCATCTTTACCGAGGCGGAAGAGTGTCGAAAACGACTGCAGTTGTCGGCGGTGTGCTAAACATCAAACCAGTACTACATGTCGATGACGAGGGAAAGTTAATTCCTGTGGGAAAAGTCAGAGGCAGAAAGAAGTCTTTGTTGGCCCTAGTGGATATGATGGAAGAAAAGTTGGGAAACTATAAAAATTCTTGTGACACTATTTTTATTAGTCATGGCGACTGTGAGCAGGATGCGCAGTTTGTGGTTGACAAAATAAAAGAAAAGTATCCGATTAAGACGGTACTGATGAATCATGTGGGAGCGACGATCGGCGCGCATTCCGGTCCAGGCACGGTAGCTCTGTTTTTTGTGGGTGAAAACAGATAA
- a CDS encoding S41 family peptidase: MEDKKKYVAGFLGGILCTVVIAGALFFAYVKTQPETVLSDLSHRRKLAYLENLIDQYYLEDKDEDELAEGIYTGLIYGLGDPYSAYYTAEEYERESQSTDGEYTGIGVTITKNQDNETVIIDCYEGGPAKQAGIQTGDILKKVNGEDVSGMELAEVTERIKNSPSDEVILTIQREGEKNTKEVKVSVTGVEIPSVSSEMLEENIGYIKISKFTGVTYEQYHAAFEKLKEQGAKQLIVDLRNNPGGLMTAVCDVLREILPEGLIVYTEDKYGNRVEETCDGKSPLNMPLVVLVNEGSASASEIFAGAVQDHKVGTIVGTTTYGKGIVQTVRQLSDGSAVKLTVSKYYTPNGNNIHEVGIQPDVEVELSDDVTDLSQVEQSQDNQLQKALEVVRGKTQ, encoded by the coding sequence ATGGAAGACAAGAAAAAATATGTAGCGGGTTTTTTAGGAGGTATTCTGTGCACTGTGGTCATTGCGGGAGCTCTGTTTTTCGCCTATGTGAAGACACAGCCAGAAACAGTGCTCTCAGACCTTAGCCACAGGAGAAAACTGGCATATCTGGAAAACTTGATTGACCAGTATTATTTGGAAGACAAAGATGAGGATGAACTGGCCGAGGGAATTTATACAGGGTTGATATATGGTTTAGGAGATCCTTATTCTGCGTACTATACTGCAGAAGAGTATGAGCGGGAGAGCCAGTCTACAGATGGAGAGTATACGGGAATAGGGGTCACAATTACAAAAAATCAAGATAACGAGACGGTTATCATAGATTGCTATGAAGGAGGGCCCGCAAAGCAAGCTGGAATACAGACTGGTGATATACTGAAGAAAGTAAATGGAGAAGATGTTTCAGGCATGGAACTTGCGGAGGTAACCGAACGCATAAAGAATTCGCCTAGCGATGAAGTGATCTTGACGATTCAAAGGGAAGGTGAGAAGAATACAAAAGAGGTGAAGGTCTCTGTGACCGGCGTGGAAATTCCATCTGTCAGCAGTGAGATGCTAGAAGAAAACATTGGATACATTAAGATATCTAAGTTTACCGGTGTCACCTATGAACAATATCATGCAGCGTTTGAAAAGCTGAAAGAGCAGGGAGCAAAGCAGTTGATTGTGGATTTGAGAAATAATCCGGGTGGACTTATGACAGCTGTCTGTGATGTCTTAAGGGAGATACTGCCGGAAGGTCTGATTGTATATACGGAAGATAAGTATGGAAATCGTGTGGAAGAGACGTGTGACGGCAAATCACCGCTGAACATGCCGTTAGTCGTTTTGGTTAACGAAGGAAGTGCCAGCGCTTCAGAAATCTTTGCGGGAGCTGTGCAGGATCACAAAGTGGGAACCATTGTGGGGACGACCACGTATGGAAAAGGAATCGTACAGACTGTGCGTCAACTAAGTGACGGGAGTGCGGTGAAGCTGACAGTATCTAAGTATTATACACCGAATGGAAACAATATTCATGAGGTTGGTATTCAACCGGATGTAGAAGTGGAACTGAGTGATGACGTTACGGATCTTTCTCAGGTGGAACAGTCGCAGGATAATCAGCTTCAGAAAGCTCTCGAAGTAGTGCGAGGTAAAACCCAGTAA
- the ftsX gene encoding permease-like cell division protein FtsX, translating to MRPSTFWYTLKQGFKNIRRNWMFSLASIITMAACIFLFGIFYSIVENLNYITRTVEQDVAVTVFFDEGTKEEQIKEIGKKIEERPETAEVVYVSADEAWEEFKEVYLGGSEEAAEGFKDDNPLANSSSYEVYVNEIEQQSQLVDYIKGLDHVREVKQSEEAEQTLTSINKLIFYVSMGIILVLLIISVFLISNTVSVGISIRKEEIGIMKLIGASNFFVRFPFLLEGIILGLIGSAIPLTALYFLYNQTVEMVLTKFNGLSNFMQFIPVNDVYRILLPVGLVLGIGIGFLGSYLTTRKHLKV from the coding sequence ATGAGGCCTAGTACTTTCTGGTATACGCTAAAACAAGGATTTAAGAACATTCGTAGGAACTGGATGTTTTCCTTGGCGTCGATCATTACGATGGCAGCCTGTATTTTTCTCTTTGGTATTTTTTATTCGATTGTGGAGAATCTGAACTATATCACCAGAACCGTGGAACAGGATGTTGCAGTTACAGTTTTTTTCGACGAAGGAACTAAAGAAGAGCAGATTAAAGAGATAGGGAAGAAGATTGAGGAACGTCCGGAGACAGCCGAGGTTGTATATGTTTCAGCCGATGAGGCTTGGGAGGAGTTCAAAGAAGTATACTTAGGTGGTTCAGAGGAAGCCGCAGAGGGATTTAAGGATGACAATCCACTGGCAAATTCTTCAAGCTATGAGGTTTATGTCAATGAGATTGAGCAGCAAAGTCAATTAGTTGATTACATTAAAGGGTTGGATCATGTCAGAGAAGTCAAGCAGTCTGAGGAAGCAGAACAGACATTGACGTCAATTAACAAGCTGATTTTCTATGTCTCTATGGGAATTATTTTGGTGTTGTTGATTATTTCTGTATTTTTAATCAGCAATACGGTGTCTGTGGGTATCTCTATTCGAAAAGAGGAGATCGGTATCATGAAATTGATCGGGGCGTCGAATTTTTTCGTGAGATTTCCATTCCTGTTGGAGGGAATTATACTGGGATTGATAGGTTCAGCAATTCCGTTGACTGCACTTTATTTCTTATATAATCAAACCGTGGAGATGGTTTTGACTAAATTTAATGGATTGTCCAATTTTATGCAGTTCATTCCAGTGAATGATGTGTATCGTATTTTATTGCCAGTGGGCCTGGTTTTGGGTATTGGAATTGGTTTTCTGGGAAGTTATCTGACTACGCGGAAACATTTAAAAGTCTAA
- the ftsE gene encoding cell division ATP-binding protein FtsE — protein sequence MIDLENVSKSYDKGQPAVSHATLHVDKGEFVFVVGSSGSGKSTLIKLLLKELDATAGTIVVNGQKLNTMKRRQIAKYRRKLGVVFQDFRLLKDRNVYENVAFAQRVIGRPTRVIRKRVPEVLTEVGLAEKYKSPVTELSGGEQQRVAIARALVNRPDILLADEPTGNLDPQTALEIMKLLEEINDRGTTVLVVTHNKDVVNKLKKRVLTMRKGAIISDEQEGGYHYEA from the coding sequence ATGATTGATTTAGAAAATGTCAGTAAGTCTTATGACAAAGGCCAGCCGGCAGTGAGCCATGCGACTTTACATGTTGACAAAGGAGAATTTGTCTTTGTAGTTGGCAGCAGCGGTTCAGGAAAGTCGACCTTGATTAAGCTGCTTTTGAAGGAATTGGATGCCACTGCAGGTACGATAGTTGTCAATGGACAGAAATTAAACACGATGAAGAGGCGTCAAATAGCGAAGTATCGCAGGAAATTAGGAGTTGTTTTCCAGGATTTCCGTCTGTTAAAAGACAGAAATGTCTATGAGAACGTTGCGTTTGCGCAGCGGGTGATCGGTAGGCCGACCAGAGTAATCCGTAAACGGGTACCGGAAGTTCTCACGGAAGTAGGATTGGCGGAGAAATATAAATCTCCGGTTACAGAGCTGTCCGGCGGCGAGCAGCAGCGTGTCGCTATCGCCAGAGCTTTGGTGAACCGCCCGGATATTCTTTTGGCGGATGAGCCGACTGGAAATTTGGATCCGCAGACTGCTTTGGAGATTATGAAGCTTCTAGAAGAAATCAATGACAGAGGAACTACGGTTTTGGTAGTTACGCATAACAAGGATGTGGTAAACAAACTGAAAAAGCGTGTGTTGACTATGCGCAAAGGTGCTATTATCAGTGATGAGCAGGAAGGAGGGTATCACTATGAGGCCTAG